One part of the Phragmites australis chromosome 3, lpPhrAust1.1, whole genome shotgun sequence genome encodes these proteins:
- the LOC133910868 gene encoding uncharacterized protein LOC133910868: MARARGLWCLVSPIRGKRSDVDTRRSSAACICCIGPHHKPSGPNADLSVRLPLTSCCGSGDVGGRSSARTPRTPRTPCTPRARRLCGVRSRTPRRRQVCNFPAPPASAAAAASAGAAAAAATRTPRTPTTPLVRPQRACCVRVPAQGDAKLGRQRRWFRSARQAVAQTTPRFTGARGDNNGVKVYDARLAEVEEAAATEDTCSNDEYALLCREGFSREDVAAVTIQAYFRGHLARRAFKALRSLVRLQAVARGAYVRRQAEVAIHCMQAMVRLQVRVRARQMLTKPKEGQLLQS, from the exons ATGGCGAGAGCAAGGGGATTGTGGTGTCTCGTGTCACCGATCCGCGGCAAGCGCTCCGACGTCGACACCCGCCGCAGCAGCGCAGCGTGCATATGCTGCATCGGTCCTCACCACAAGCCATCCGGTCCCAACGCTGACCTGAGCGTGAGGCTACCTCTCACCAGCTGCTGCGGCAGCGGAGACGTCGGCGGCCGCAGCAGCGCGCGCACGCCGCGCACCCCGAGGACGCCATGCACGCCCAGGGCAAGGCGCCTCTGCGGCGTCCGCTCTCGCACGCCGCGCCGGAGGCAGGTCTGCAACTTCCCTGCCCCACCAGCGTCTGCGGCTGCAGCTGCTTCGGCGGGagcggccgccgctgccgctacAAGGACGCCGCGAACCCCTACCACGCCTCTCGTGCGGCCGCAGCGCGCGTGCTGCGTCCGCGTCCCCGCGCAGGGCGACGCGAAGCTGGGCAGGCAGCGCCGTTGGTTCCGCTCCGCGCGCCAGGCGGTGGCGCAGACAACACCGCGCTTTACGGGCGCCCGCGGCGACAACAACGGCGTCAAGGTTTACGATGCGCGCCTtgcggaggtggaggaggcggcagcGACGGAGGATACGTGCTCCAACGACGAGTACGCGCTGCTCTGCAGGGAGGGCTTCTCCCGGGAGGACGTGGCCGCGGTCACCATCCAGGCGTACTTCAGAGGCCACCTG GCGCGGCGGGCGTTCAAGGCGCTGAGGAGCCTGGTGAGGCTTCAGGCGGTGGCACGGGGCGCGTACGTGCGGCGGCAGGCGGAGGTGGCGATCCACTGCATGCAGGCGATGGTGCGGCTGCAAGTGCGCGTGCGCGCCAGGCAGATGCTGACCAAGCCCAAGGAGGGGCAGCTCTTGCAGAGCTGA
- the LOC133910869 gene encoding glutathione S-transferase F11-like, whose product MASVKVFGSPTSAEVARVLMCLFEKDVEFQLIRVDAYRGPKRMPQYLKLQPHGEALTFEDDNITLSESRGILRHISHKYAKQGNPDLIGTGALERASIEQWLQTEAQSFDAPSAEMVFSLAVLPPSLPKQNDNGNGNSFNGKDAAVVNASTNRVGAAAGPEAVNQLSAHKEEEMLKLFEQRKKDLEKLLDIYEQRLEEANYLAGDNFTIADLSHLPNADRLASDPRSRRMFESRKNVNRWWYDISNRDAWQYVKTLQRPPAAEEHGKKNQQPH is encoded by the exons ATGGCAAGCGTTAAGGTTTTCGGGTCACCCACCTCGGCGGAGGTCGCACGCGTGCTCATGTGCCTCTTCGAGAAGGATGTCGAGTTCCAGCTCATCCGCGTCGACGCGTACCGCGGCCCCAAGCGCATGCCCCAGTACCTCAAGCTCCAG CCGCACGGCGAGGCGCTCACCTTTGAGGATGACAACATCACCCTCTCCG AGTCGCGGGGGATCCTTCGTCACATTTCGCACAAGTACGCGAAGCAGGGCAACCCGGACCTGATCGGCACTGGCGCGCTGGAGCGCGCGTCCATCGAGCAGTGGCTGCAGACGGAGGCGCAGAGCTTCGACGCGCCCAGCGCCGAGATGGTCTTCAGCCTCGCCGTCCTGCCGCCCTCCCTGCCCAAGCAGAACGACAACGGCAACGGCAACAGTTTTAACGGCAAAGACGCTGCCGTGGTCAACGCGTCGACCAATCGCGTCGGCGCGGCTGCCGGGCCTGAGGCGGTGAACCAGTTGAGCGCGcacaaggaggaggagatgctGAAGCTGTTCGAGCAGAGGAAGAAGGACCTGGAGAAGCTCCTGGACATATACGAGCAGCGGCTGGAGGAGGCGAACTACCTAGCCGGCGACAACTTCACCATCGCCGACCTGTCGCACCTGCCCAACGCCGACCGCCTCGCCTCCGACCCCCGCTCCCGCCGCATGTTCGAGTCGCGCAAGAACGTGAACAGGTGGTGGTACGACATCTCCAACCGCGATGCGTGGCAGTACGTGAAGACCCTGCAGCGCCCGCCGGCCGCCGAGGAGCACGGCAAGAAGAACCAGCAGCCGCACTAG
- the LOC133910871 gene encoding glutathione S-transferase F7-like produces the protein MAAGLQVFGQPASTDVARVLTCLFEKNLEFELVRIDTFKKSHKLPEFIKLRDPTGQVTFKHGDKTIVDSRAICRYLCTRFSDDGNKKLYGTGSLERASIEQWLQAEAQSFDAPSSELVFQLAFAPHLKDVYPDERRIEENEKKLQNMLGVYDEILSKQKFLAGDEFTLADLSHLPNSHYIVSSSDRGRKLFTSKKHVAKWYEAISSRDSWRQVMKMQREHPGTFE, from the exons ATGGCGGCAGGGTTGCAGGTGTTCGGACAGCCGGCATCCACCGACGTCGCGAGGGTCCTCACCTGCCTCTTCGAGAAGAACCTCGAGTTCGAGCTCGTCCGCATCGACACGTTCAAGAAGTCGCACAAGCTCCCTGAGTTCATCAAGCTACGT GATCCTACCGGGCAGGTGACTTTCAAGCATGGTGACAAAACTATTGTCG ATTCAAGGGCGATATGCCGTTACCTGTGCACCCGTTTTTCCGACGACGGCAACAAGAAGCTCTACGGCACGGGCTCGCTGGAGCGGGCGTCAATAGAACAGTGGCTCCAGGCCGAAGCTCAGAGCTTCGACGCTCCCAGCTCCGAGCTCGTCTTCCAGCTCGCGTTCGCGCCCCACCTGAAGGACGTCTATCCCGACGAGCGCCGCATCGAGGAGAACGAGAAGAAGCTCCAGAACATGCTCGGCGTCTACGACGAGATCCTGTCCAAGCAAAAGTTCCTGGCGGGCGACGAGTTCACCCTGGCCGACCTGTCCCACCTGCCCAACTCGCACTACATCGTCAGCTCCTCCGACAGGGGCAGGAAGCTGTTCACCTCCAAGAAGCACGTGGCCAAGTGGTACGAGGCCATCTCGAGCCGCGACTCGTGGAGGCAGGTGATGAAGATGCAGAGGGAGCACCCCGGTACGTTCGAGTGA
- the LOC133911526 gene encoding glutathione S-transferase F3-like, which yields MAAGLQVFGQPASTDVARVLTCLFEKNLEFELVRIDTFKTQHKLPEFIRLRDPNGQVTFKHGNKTFVESRDICRYLCNQFPNDGNKTLYGAGALERASIEQWLQAEAQNFGPPSSALVFQLAFVPHLSHLGIRQDHAVIAENEDKLKQILDVYDEILSTSEYLAGDEFTLADLSHLPNSHYIVNTEKGRKLFTNKKNVAKWFDKISKRKTWEQVVKMQTEHPGAFE from the exons ATGGCAGCAGGCCTGCAAGTGTTTGGCCAACCGGCATCTACTGATGTTGCCAGGGTTCTGACATGCCTCTTTGAGAAGAATTTGGAATTTGAGCTTGTTCGCATCGATACATTTAAGACACAACACAAGCTTCCTGAGTTCATTAGGCTGCGG GATCCAAATGGGCAAGTGACCTTCAAGCATGGTAACAAAACTTTCGTTG AATCAAGGGATATATGCCGGTACCTCTGTAACCAGTTTCCAAATGATGGAAACAAGACCCTTTATGGAGCTGGGGCTCTAGAACGGGCATCAATAGAACAATGGCttcaagcagaagctcaaaaCTTTGGCCCTCCCAGTTCTGCACTTGTCTTTCAGCTGGCATTTGTTCCACATCTTAGTCATCTGGGCATTCGTCAAGACCATGCTGTTATTGCTGAAAATGAGGATAAACTTAAGCAGATCCTCGATGTCTATGACGAAATACTCTCAACGAGTGAATACCTGGCTGGCGATGAGTTCACCCTGGCTGACCTTTCTCACCTTCCAAACTCACATTATATCGTGAATACTGAGAAAGGAAGGAAGCTCTTCACTAACAAGAAGAATGTGGCAAAGTGGTTTGACAAAATCTCAAAGCGTAAGACATGGGAGCAGGTAGTCAAGATGCAGACTGAGCATCCCGGTGCATTCGAGTAA
- the LOC133910872 gene encoding glutathione S-transferase F11-like — protein sequence MSTRIRTWIQTRTRVPISPHSSTSPTQPSFPRETGQSYIARWAFAYFSFVMILKICGPKVRLVTRTIPRVRSCFLKLQPFGHVPAFKDHLTTVFGSRANCRYICDQYAERGNQILLGKKEDGAVGRAAIEQWIEAEGQSFNPPSLAIIFQLAFVPMMGRATDMAMVEQNEVKLAKVLDVYEQRLGESQYFAGDEFSLADLVHLPNAHFLVNRTNKAGLITERKNLARWWDDVSARPAWKKVVELQNQPKTS from the exons ATGAGCACGAGAATAAGAACATGGATCCAAACCCGAACCAGAGTGCCGATTTCGCCACATTCCTCCACATCACCAACTCAACCATCCTTTCCCAGAGAGACGGGGCAGTCGTACATAGCAAGATGGGCTTTTGCTTATTTCTCATTTGTGATGATCCTAAAAATTTGTGGGCCAAAAGTCCGGCTAGTCACCCGGACTATCCCCCGAGTTCGCTCATGCTTCCTCAAGCTCCAGCCCTTCGGCCATGTCCCCGCCTTCAAGGACCACCTTACCACCGTCTTTG GGTCAAGGGCTAATTGCCGCTACATATGCGATCAATACGCTGAACGTGGTAACCAGATCCTCCTTGGCAAGAAAGAAGATGGCGCAGTTGGCCGTGCTGCCATTGAACAATGGATAGAGGCTGAAGGCCAGAGCTTTAATCCACCGAGCTTGGCAATTATCTTCCAGCTTGCATTTGTGCCAATGATGGGCAGGGCCACTGACATGGCTATGGTTGAGCAGAATGAAGTGAAGCTCGCTAAGGTGCTTGACGTGTATGAGCAGCGGCTGGGGGAGAGCCAGTACTTTGCCGGTGATGAGTTCTCCTTGGCAGACCTTGTGCACTTGCCCAATGCACATTTTCTTGTGAACAGGACCAACAAGGCAGGGTTGATCACTGAAAGAAAGAATCTGGCTAGGTGGTGGGATGATGTCTCGGCACGTCCTGCGTGGAAGAAGGTTGTTGAGTTGCAGAACCAACCAAAGACCTCTTGA
- the LOC133911527 gene encoding F-box/LRR-repeat protein 10-like codes for MSPPDPIEPVPPMDSALPAAVVATILSRLDVRSLLLAAAACRGLRTCASHALAFLPSFHLLEVALTHGLLRPLLPPNPSLRSLRLDCARLEDAAIGCLARPGLHELLLLNCENISGRLLCELGTTCRDLGALSLNSLGERRGLVVKFSDLQELLTGCSQLESLRLALDFSTFDDPNFGHVWASASERLSSLEIGYIPMTMLLELLTAVMESQQCMDYVKAPVFFPSLQKLCLAVDFITDHLICSISAALPSLTHLDLQDAPIIEPSSSSDLTNAGLQQINPHGKLKHISLMRSQEFLVTSFRRVNDLGILLMADKCSNLESVCLGGFSRVTDTGFRAIIHSCSGLHKLRVSHGSHLTDLVFHDIIATSLCLTHVSLRWCKLLTDVGIERLSFNKDLNVLDLRDCRSLGDEAVRALSCLPKLQILTLDGTDISDQALKYLGRGTCPLTSLSLRGCRKLTNDCIPLLFAGSVKQSLQVLDLSRIPSVTDDGIMLLARSRTPLIELRMRENPKIGDTSVMALASMQFDGGTYGSSLQLLDLYDCGGITPLATRWFKKPYFPRLRWLGITGSLNRVMADALARSRPFLHMACRGEELGTVLWDTSSDWYRHNDDDLDELEQWLLDGEPISDDDAIMEE; via the exons ATGTCCCCGCCAGATCCGATCGAGCCCGTCCCGCCGATGGATTCCGCGCTCCCCGCCGCTGTCGTCGCCACTATCCTATCCCGCCTCGACGTCcgctccctcctcctcgccgccgccgcctgccgcGGCCTCCGCACCTGCGCTTCCCACGCGCTCGCCTTCCTCCCCTCCTTCCACCTCCTC GAGGTGGCCCTGACGCACGGCCTGCTACGCCCGCTGCTGCCGCCGAACCCGAGCCTGCGGAGCCTACGGCTGGACTGCGCGCGCCTCGAGGACGCCGCCATCGGCTGCCTCGCGCGCCCCGGCCtgcacgagctcctcctcctcaactgCGAGAACATAAGCGGCCGCCTGCTCTGCGAGCTCGGCACCACCTGCAGAGATCTCGG GGCGCTTTCTCTCAACTCTCTTGGTGAGCGTAGGGGTCTAGTGGTAAAATTCTCTGATCTACAGGAATTACTCACTGGATGTTCTCAGTTGGAG tctctCAGATTGGCACTTGATTTCTCAACTTTTGATGACCCCAATTTCGGTCATGTGTGGGCATCTGCTTCCGAAAGGCTATCATCTCTTGAGATTGGTTATATTCCAATGACAATGTTACTTGAGCTTCTGACAGCAGTTATGGAATCACAACAGTGCATGGATTATGTCAAGGCACCAGTTTTCTTTCCTAGCCTCCAAAAGTTATGCCTCGCTGTGGATTTCATAACCGATCATTTGATTTGCTCCATATCAGCTGCTCTTCCATCATTGACACATCTGGACCTGCAGGATGCACCTATTATAGAGCCTTCATCGTCATCAGATCTCACCAATGCTGGTCTTCAGCAAATCAATCCGCATGGTAAGCTCAAGCATATTTCGTTGATGCGAAGTCAGGAGTTCTTAGTAACATCCTTCCGGCGAGTAAATGATCTGGGAATCCTGCTAATGGCTGACAAGTGCTCAAATCTTGAGAGTGTCTGTCTTGGTGGTTTCTCCCGTGTTACAGACACCGGTTTCAGGGCTATCATTCACTCTTGTTCAGGTCTTCATAAGCTTAGGGTGTCTCATGGAAGCCACCTAACTGATCTTGTTTTCCATGACATTATAGCTACTTCTCTTTGCTTAACACATGTGAGTCTGAGGTGGTGCAAACTCCTTACTGATGTTGGGATTGAGAGATTATCATTCAACAAGGATCTCAATGTACTGGATCTTAGGGACTGCCGCAGTTTGGGTGATGAAGCTGTAAGAGCTCTGAGCTGCCTTCCCAAGTTGCAGATATTGACATTGGATGGTACTGATATTAGTGACCAAGCATTGAAGTATCTGGGCCGTGGAACATGTCCTCTAACTTCATTGTCTCTGAGGGGTTGCCGGAAGCTAACAAATGATTGTATTCCCTTGTTATTTGCTGGTTCTGTTAAACAGAGCTTACAGGTGTTGGATCTCTCAAGAATTCCAAGTGTCACAGATGATGGTATCATGTTGTTAGCAAGGAGTCGAACTCCTCTTATTGAACTCCGAATGCGAGAAAATCCGAAAATTGGTGATACCTCTGTGATGGCTCTTGCATCCATGCAATTTGATGGTGGAACTTACGGCAGCAGCTTGCAGCTGCTGGATCTTTACGACTGTGGTGGGATTACACCACTTGCAACCCGATGGTTCAAGAAACCTTACTTCCCGAGATTGCGGTGGCTGGGAATAACAGGTAGTTTGAATAGGGTTATGGCAGATGCCCTGGCTCGAAGCCGCCCTTTCTTACATATGGCGTGTCGTGGTGAAGAATTAGGCACTGTGCTCTGGGACACGTCCTCTGACTGGTATCGGCACAATGATGACGATCTTGATGAGCTTGAGCAGTGGCTTTTGGATGGCGAACCTATATCAGATGATGACGCCATCATGGAAGAATGA